One Methylocapsa sp. D3K7 DNA window includes the following coding sequences:
- a CDS encoding adenylate/guanylate cyclase domain-containing protein, translating into MNRLRDLVRSQPKHGFEFPSWLDRLVSVGIVTSDPQVGRRQRFTNVAAYATAANAGQHFVINIVHAFQALAIVHVYNALIIVVALMIPRLHRFGDNAAAITLLSLIMMGQLFIVWILGRDSGLHIYFTLAGAMLFMFGIEQWRLFLVWFILACAALIFVMQFAPERGFLLVTDASFRRALSDQAMINAIAINAIMIFCALAALRRAESELQQQHMRSEALIETVMPSSIAARLKSGEERVADRIENLSVLFADLVDFTGAAHNLPPGEVVDYLDSLVCAFDALCETHGAEKIKTIGDSYMAVARLQEADIAGAIRIARLALAMLEMIDEYPPLGNRRLKLRLGIHCGPAIAGVIGETRIAYDVWGEAVNMASRMESQGVPGRIQVSEPFHSLTAPNFIFEERGTIDIKGLCATRTFFLVGSRDIASDCGMMAGRVLPSVRFFNT; encoded by the coding sequence ATGAATCGATTGCGCGACCTTGTTCGTAGTCAACCGAAGCACGGTTTCGAATTCCCGTCCTGGCTCGACCGCCTGGTCTCAGTTGGGATAGTCACGTCGGACCCGCAAGTCGGAAGACGCCAGCGGTTCACCAATGTTGCCGCCTACGCGACTGCGGCGAATGCCGGGCAGCATTTCGTCATCAATATTGTCCATGCGTTCCAAGCTTTAGCGATTGTTCACGTATACAATGCGCTCATTATAGTCGTGGCCCTCATGATTCCTCGACTGCATCGTTTTGGCGACAACGCGGCAGCGATCACGCTGCTGTCGTTGATTATGATGGGCCAACTGTTCATTGTATGGATACTTGGTCGAGACAGTGGCCTCCACATTTATTTCACGCTTGCTGGGGCAATGCTGTTCATGTTTGGCATCGAGCAGTGGCGTCTTTTTCTGGTCTGGTTCATTTTAGCGTGCGCGGCGCTCATCTTCGTGATGCAATTCGCGCCCGAACGGGGGTTTTTGTTGGTTACGGATGCCAGTTTCCGTCGGGCCCTTTCTGATCAGGCGATGATCAACGCGATTGCTATCAACGCAATAATGATTTTCTGCGCCTTAGCTGCGTTGCGGCGGGCCGAATCTGAACTGCAGCAGCAGCACATGCGCTCAGAGGCACTTATCGAAACCGTAATGCCGTCCTCGATCGCGGCTCGCCTCAAGTCGGGCGAAGAGAGAGTTGCCGACCGTATCGAAAACCTAAGCGTCCTTTTCGCCGACCTTGTCGACTTCACGGGCGCAGCCCATAACTTACCTCCTGGCGAGGTGGTCGATTATCTCGACAGCCTTGTGTGCGCCTTTGATGCACTTTGCGAGACCCATGGCGCAGAGAAGATCAAGACCATAGGCGACAGCTACATGGCGGTCGCTAGACTGCAGGAAGCGGACATTGCTGGAGCAATTAGGATCGCCCGGCTCGCGCTTGCCATGCTCGAGATGATCGACGAATATCCTCCGCTTGGAAATCGCAGATTGAAATTGCGGCTCGGCATTCACTGCGGCCCGGCGATTGCTGGTGTGATTGGGGAAACGCGCATCGCCTATGATGTGTGGGGCGAAGCCGTTAACATGGCCTCTCGAATGGAGTCGCAGGGAGTACCAGGGCGAATTCAAGTCAGCGAGCCATTCCATTCGCTCACTGCGCCCAACTTCATCTTCGAGGAGCGCGGGACAATAGACATAAAGGGACTCTGCGCGACTCGAACGTTCTTTCTGGTTGGGTCACGAGATATAGCATCGGATTGTGGGATGATGGCCGGTCGTGTTCTGCCATCTGTCCGATTTTTTAATACGTAA
- a CDS encoding dienelactone hydrolase family protein, with the protein MWIVRFLIASVFASIFAMVAAQAAPQRVALPGYDGVTLQGWLYTPETAGRHPAVVALHGCAGLNDKSGAPSARHADWGERLSMSGFIVLFPDSFGSRGLGSQCKESEREVRPSRERVADANATLRFLAARDDVDTTSISLLGWSNGGSSTLYAVEPNNAPDGVDFARAIAFYPGCRVPLEHGRWASRMPLLVLIGADDDWTPAAPCADLAAKAKAHGEKVDIVVYPQAYHDFDHPDLPAHTVDGLAFTANGSSSAHTGTNPAARADAIKRVADFLSR; encoded by the coding sequence ATGTGGATCGTGCGCTTTTTGATCGCGAGTGTTTTCGCCTCAATTTTCGCCATGGTGGCGGCGCAGGCGGCGCCTCAAAGGGTGGCCTTACCAGGATACGACGGCGTAACACTCCAGGGCTGGTTGTATACGCCTGAGACCGCCGGCCGTCATCCGGCGGTCGTTGCGCTGCATGGATGCGCTGGGCTCAATGACAAAAGCGGCGCTCCGAGTGCACGCCATGCCGACTGGGGCGAACGGTTGTCGATGTCAGGATTTATCGTTCTGTTTCCAGACAGTTTTGGCTCGCGCGGCCTTGGATCGCAATGCAAGGAGAGCGAGCGGGAGGTTCGCCCGAGCCGGGAAAGGGTTGCAGACGCCAATGCGACCTTGCGCTTCTTGGCCGCCCGCGATGACGTCGACACGACGTCGATTTCCCTTCTTGGCTGGTCGAACGGTGGCTCGTCGACGCTTTATGCCGTAGAGCCTAACAACGCCCCGGACGGCGTCGATTTCGCCCGCGCCATCGCGTTTTACCCGGGCTGTCGGGTCCCGCTCGAACATGGCCGCTGGGCGTCCCGCATGCCGCTCCTCGTCCTGATCGGCGCCGATGATGACTGGACGCCCGCGGCGCCGTGCGCCGATCTCGCCGCGAAGGCGAAGGCGCATGGGGAAAAAGTCGATATCGTTGTCTATCCGCAAGCCTATCACGATTTCGATCACCCAGACTTGCCGGCGCACACTGTCGATGGTCTCGCCTTTACGGCCAATGGCAGCAGCAGCGCGCATACCGGGACGAACCCTGCGGCGCGTGCCGACGCCATCAAGCGCGTCGCGGATTTTCTCTCCCGTTAG
- the terL gene encoding phage terminase large subunit, which produces MTEIDRVARAFYRQSLPCFVERVFRTLEPEKIYRHNWHIDHICWQLSRVARGEIKRLIINVPPRSMKSITVTVGFTAWMLGRDPTKRIIAVSYADELARKLAIDTGSVMESQWYRQLFPALQPRSKVQRRHEFVTSAHGYRFASGVGGAVLGRGGDLIVIDDPIKALDALSEAERRRVWEFYIGTLCTRLDDKQNGAIVIVMQRLHADDLVGRILDLEGEIWEVVSIPAIADEDKAFQLSDDPEDVYFRRAGEVLHDAREPMSVLEAIRRAQGSLNFSAQYQQAPVPPGGNVIKRDWLRYYTTPPGRFDRVVISWDTASTLSETSDWSVGTVWGAAGLEFYLLDVFRERLEAPNPRRAIIRIHQQHHASATLIEQTELGRALAQDLYQTRHLRAITLRPEGDKLARLLAQAARFEAGQVHLPERAPWLAAYLTELLGFPNAPHDDQIDSTSQALNWLTSRRPPNQPIVRRDVRRRDIIARKDTIDNRNEREE; this is translated from the coding sequence GTGACTGAAATCGATCGCGTCGCACGCGCCTTCTACCGGCAGAGCCTACCGTGCTTCGTCGAACGCGTCTTCCGGACCCTCGAACCCGAAAAGATCTACCGGCACAATTGGCACATTGATCACATTTGCTGGCAGCTGTCGCGTGTGGCGCGCGGCGAGATCAAGCGTCTTATCATCAATGTCCCGCCTCGGTCGATGAAGTCGATCACGGTGACCGTGGGCTTCACCGCCTGGATGTTGGGACGCGATCCGACAAAGCGCATCATCGCTGTGTCCTATGCCGACGAACTGGCGCGCAAGCTTGCCATCGATACCGGCAGCGTCATGGAGAGCCAATGGTATCGGCAGTTGTTTCCGGCCTTGCAACCAAGATCAAAGGTGCAGCGTCGCCACGAATTCGTGACCAGTGCGCATGGGTATCGGTTTGCCTCGGGCGTTGGCGGCGCCGTCCTGGGTCGCGGCGGCGATCTCATCGTGATCGATGATCCCATCAAGGCGCTCGATGCTTTGTCCGAAGCAGAACGGCGCCGCGTCTGGGAATTCTACATCGGCACGCTCTGTACCCGTCTCGATGACAAGCAGAATGGCGCCATCGTGATTGTCATGCAGCGTCTGCATGCGGATGATTTGGTCGGGCGCATCCTGGACCTCGAAGGCGAGATCTGGGAAGTTGTTTCGATCCCGGCCATCGCGGATGAAGACAAAGCCTTTCAACTCAGCGATGATCCAGAGGATGTCTATTTCCGCCGCGCCGGAGAAGTGCTGCACGATGCGCGCGAGCCGATGAGCGTACTCGAGGCCATCCGCCGGGCGCAGGGCAGTCTGAATTTTTCGGCCCAATATCAGCAAGCGCCGGTGCCGCCGGGTGGCAATGTGATCAAGCGCGACTGGCTCCGCTATTATACGACGCCGCCGGGGCGGTTCGACCGAGTGGTGATCTCCTGGGATACCGCTTCGACCCTGTCCGAGACCAGCGACTGGTCGGTCGGCACGGTGTGGGGTGCGGCTGGCCTTGAATTTTACCTCCTCGATGTGTTTCGCGAGCGGCTGGAGGCTCCAAATCCGCGCCGGGCGATCATCCGGATACATCAGCAGCATCATGCTTCTGCGACGCTGATCGAACAGACCGAACTCGGCCGGGCTTTGGCGCAGGACCTCTACCAGACCCGCCATTTGCGGGCGATCACCCTGCGCCCGGAAGGGGACAAGCTCGCGCGGCTTTTGGCGCAAGCTGCGCGGTTCGAGGCCGGACAAGTGCATTTGCCCGAACGGGCGCCATGGCTCGCGGCCTATTTGACCGAACTCTTGGGATTTCCCAATGCACCGCACGACGATCAAATCGATTCCACCTCGCAGGCGTTGAATTGGTTGACGTCCCGCAGACCCCCCAACCAGCCGATTGTCCGTCGAGACGTCCGCCGCCGTGATATTATCGCACGAAAGGATACAATCGATAATAGGAATGAGAGGGAAGAATGA
- a CDS encoding DUF5681 domain-containing protein → METTFQEALIRPVTVTMDGEKKVISALDALVMRLLDAGIKGDIKAINSIFDRIERLIGSNRQQDTETSAEDIEILQRVLAKREFSGLTDDMVKLSDADEETDGKDLVLDEREEARD, encoded by the coding sequence TTGGAGACCACGTTTCAGGAAGCCCTGATTCGACCTGTTACCGTCACGATGGACGGTGAGAAAAAAGTCATCTCCGCCCTTGATGCGCTGGTTATGCGACTCCTCGATGCTGGTATCAAGGGCGACATCAAAGCGATCAACTCGATTTTCGACCGAATTGAGCGCCTGATCGGATCTAACCGGCAGCAAGATACGGAGACGAGTGCGGAGGATATCGAAATCCTTCAGCGCGTCCTAGCCAAGCGCGAGTTCTCCGGTTTAACCGACGACATGGTCAAGCTATCTGACGCGGACGAAGAGACGGACGGAAAAGATTTAGTGCTGGATGAGCGGGAAGAGGCCCGTGACTGA
- a CDS encoding DNA methyltransferase: protein MTKRLDTSAPPVGKPSVSSSAPVRATRKIAKQGLAFSPGLALAISYVSPTELAEYSNNPRTHTPDQIGKIAESIKAFGFVSPLIIDADGGLIAGHGRMAAAKLLGLERVPVICLHHLNHAQLKALRIADNRLAELAGWDQDLLAIEFSSLLELDGDCDPNFELEITGFSFGAIDQTIEAAKKGDVPDPDDCFEANFEGPTISRLGDLWLMDEHCILCGGARDDKVHARALDGSLAQAAICNPPYNVKSEGHISGLGKVRHPDFVMASGEMSGQEFTTFLTVFLCATSGSLVAGGVLFVFMDWRHQREILDAARSVGLTLLNVCVWNKGMGGMGSLYRSQHEFVFVLKKGNASHKNRVELGRHGRCRTNVWSYPGLASFGPNRTEQLADHPTIKNCAMIADAIRDVSDRNDIVMDPFCGSGTTILAAAKIGRRARTIELDPKYVDVAVRRWEKWSGKQARHADTGSTFAEVAARRASNPEVACDPNPSVHESLTPPPARVRKRIRAA from the coding sequence ATGACTAAGCGCCTCGATACATCCGCCCCTCCCGTTGGCAAACCATCCGTTTCCAGTTCCGCGCCGGTCCGGGCGACGCGAAAGATCGCAAAGCAGGGTTTGGCCTTTTCGCCGGGCCTCGCGCTGGCGATTAGCTACGTCTCGCCAACCGAACTCGCTGAATACAGCAACAATCCACGCACCCACACTCCCGACCAAATTGGGAAAATAGCCGAGAGTATCAAGGCATTCGGTTTTGTCAGCCCGCTGATCATCGACGCTGACGGGGGGCTGATCGCGGGCCATGGCCGAATGGCCGCCGCAAAGCTCCTAGGGCTGGAACGCGTTCCAGTCATCTGCCTTCACCATCTCAACCACGCACAACTGAAAGCCCTCCGAATTGCTGACAATAGGCTAGCTGAACTGGCAGGGTGGGACCAAGACCTGCTTGCGATTGAGTTTTCCAGCCTCCTTGAACTGGATGGCGATTGCGATCCGAATTTCGAGTTGGAAATCACGGGCTTTTCGTTTGGCGCGATCGATCAAACCATCGAAGCTGCCAAGAAGGGCGATGTGCCAGACCCGGATGATTGCTTTGAAGCCAATTTTGAAGGACCTACCATCTCTCGCCTCGGCGATTTGTGGCTAATGGACGAGCATTGCATATTGTGCGGAGGTGCCCGTGACGACAAGGTTCATGCGCGTGCTCTGGACGGTTCATTGGCGCAAGCGGCGATTTGTAATCCGCCCTATAACGTAAAAAGTGAAGGCCACATCTCGGGCCTCGGCAAGGTTAGGCATCCCGATTTCGTCATGGCTTCCGGTGAGATGTCTGGCCAGGAGTTTACAACATTCTTGACAGTGTTCCTCTGCGCAACGTCGGGGTCATTGGTCGCAGGCGGTGTCTTGTTTGTTTTTATGGACTGGAGACACCAGCGAGAGATACTCGATGCCGCGCGTTCGGTCGGTTTGACACTTCTGAATGTATGCGTGTGGAACAAAGGTATGGGCGGAATGGGGAGCCTGTACCGCTCACAACACGAGTTCGTTTTCGTCTTGAAGAAGGGTAATGCCTCTCATAAAAATCGGGTTGAATTGGGGCGCCATGGTCGCTGCCGCACAAACGTGTGGTCGTATCCCGGCCTTGCAAGCTTTGGACCCAATCGTACCGAGCAGCTCGCCGATCATCCGACGATAAAAAACTGCGCGATGATCGCCGACGCGATCCGCGACGTCTCTGATAGAAATGACATCGTCATGGATCCTTTTTGTGGGTCTGGCACGACGATCCTTGCAGCGGCAAAAATCGGACGACGAGCTCGAACCATCGAGCTTGATCCAAAATATGTCGACGTCGCGGTGCGGCGCTGGGAAAAATGGTCCGGCAAACAGGCGCGACATGCTGACACCGGGTCAACGTTCGCGGAAGTGGCTGCCCGGCGAGCCAGCAATCCCGAAGTGGCCTGTGATCCCAATCCCTCTGTCCACGAGAGCCTTACCCCGCCGCCGGCGCGGGTTCGCAAGCGCATACGCGCAGCCTAA
- a CDS encoding recombinase family protein, which produces MERPALQRLLSDVQAGKVQIIVVYKVDRLTRSLADFAKIVEVLDTHNASFVSVTQQFNTTTSMGRLTLNMLLSFAQFEREIAGERIRDKIAASKARGLWMGGNVPLGYDVKDRKLIVNEAEAATVRRIFRRYAELGSVAMLKAELDRLGIVSKRREGAHGVLSGGKHFARGALYLMLQNHLYRGEVAQKGKVYPGQHEAIIDPELWQIVQDRLAANRRERSLAVGAEQPSLLAGLIFDSDGQRLTPTHAVKKGRRYRYYVSTALITRARAKPVNGWRIPAGDIEALVLDHLRTFFASRTGVADSLAPLDLDVHGLDAALCHANAISKRWFAIPPIEMRSLVRDIVEQIVLTDRIEIQLNRAKIAKVLRAKVQGEPGLDPVVLSIEAKLRRAGKGKRLVIASGVNAQVNQGIVELVTEAFAIRSLLLSGSDDSIEAMSARLGMNKFRLTSLVRLSYLSPDIIRAVLAGRRPIELTSTRLLRLSKDLPHDWQEQARFLNVALSLPQHSGEALHIRQPKNGPERHHASSRPTPGRLTSLLGTIALK; this is translated from the coding sequence ATGGAGCGCCCGGCCCTGCAGCGGCTCCTCTCTGATGTCCAAGCGGGCAAAGTCCAGATCATCGTCGTCTACAAGGTTGACCGCCTGACCCGGTCGCTCGCCGATTTCGCCAAGATCGTCGAGGTGTTGGACACCCATAACGCCTCCTTCGTTTCGGTCACGCAGCAGTTCAACACCACGACCTCGATGGGGCGCCTGACCCTCAACATGCTGCTCTCCTTTGCCCAGTTCGAGCGTGAGATCGCCGGCGAGCGCATCCGCGACAAGATCGCGGCGTCGAAAGCCAGGGGCCTATGGATGGGCGGCAATGTGCCGCTTGGCTATGATGTGAAAGACCGCAAGCTCATCGTCAACGAGGCCGAGGCGGCGACCGTTCGGAGGATTTTCCGGCGCTATGCCGAGCTCGGCTCAGTGGCCATGCTCAAAGCCGAGCTCGACCGGCTGGGGATCGTGAGCAAGCGCCGCGAGGGCGCCCACGGCGTGCTGTCCGGCGGTAAACACTTCGCCCGCGGCGCGCTCTACCTGATGCTGCAGAACCATCTCTACCGCGGCGAGGTCGCCCAAAAAGGCAAAGTCTACCCAGGCCAGCACGAAGCGATCATCGATCCCGAACTCTGGCAGATCGTCCAGGACAGACTCGCCGCCAACCGCCGCGAGCGTTCCCTGGCGGTGGGCGCGGAGCAGCCGAGCCTGTTGGCCGGTTTGATCTTTGATAGCGACGGCCAGCGTCTCACACCGACCCATGCGGTCAAGAAGGGCAGACGTTATCGCTATTATGTCTCGACGGCACTGATCACCCGTGCCCGCGCCAAGCCGGTCAATGGCTGGCGCATTCCGGCGGGCGACATCGAAGCGCTGGTGCTCGACCATCTCCGCACGTTCTTCGCGTCGAGGACCGGCGTCGCCGACTCTCTCGCACCACTTGATCTTGATGTCCATGGGCTCGATGCCGCTTTGTGCCATGCCAACGCCATTTCAAAGCGCTGGTTCGCCATCCCGCCGATCGAGATGAGAAGCCTCGTCCGGGATATTGTTGAGCAAATAGTCCTCACCGACCGGATCGAAATCCAGTTGAACCGAGCAAAGATCGCCAAGGTGCTACGGGCAAAAGTGCAAGGCGAGCCCGGTCTTGATCCTGTTGTCCTGTCAATCGAGGCGAAGCTGCGCCGCGCCGGCAAGGGGAAGCGCCTCGTCATCGCCAGTGGCGTCAACGCGCAAGTCAACCAAGGCATTGTCGAACTCGTCACGGAGGCTTTCGCGATCCGAAGCTTGCTTCTCTCAGGATCTGACGACAGCATCGAGGCAATGAGCGCGCGCCTCGGAATGAACAAGTTTCGCCTCACTTCGCTTGTCCGGCTGTCTTATCTCTCTCCCGATATCATTCGCGCTGTTTTGGCAGGACGGCGCCCCATCGAGCTCACGTCCACCCGGCTCTTACGGCTGAGCAAAGACCTGCCGCATGACTGGCAGGAACAGGCCCGTTTCCTCAATGTTGCCCTAAGTCTTCCCCAGCACTCCGGCGAAGCGCTCCACATCCGACAACCCAAAAATGGCCCTGAGAGACACCACGCGTCTTCGCGCCCCACACCTGGGCGTTTGACGTCTCTGCTGGGAACCATTGCACTCAAGTGA
- a CDS encoding recombinase family protein, producing the protein MRKPDRPKSSQNVRCAVYTRKSSEDGLEQGFNSLAAQREACEAYVTSQRHAGWVALPDMYDDGGLSPAARWSARPCSGSSLMSKRAKSRSSSSTRLTA; encoded by the coding sequence ATGCGCAAGCCTGACCGCCCGAAGTCCAGTCAGAATGTCCGCTGCGCCGTCTACACCCGCAAGTCGTCCGAAGATGGTCTCGAGCAGGGGTTCAACTCGCTCGCCGCGCAGCGCGAAGCCTGTGAGGCCTATGTGACGAGCCAGCGCCATGCCGGCTGGGTCGCACTGCCGGACATGTATGACGATGGGGGCCTCTCCCCGGCGGCACGATGGAGCGCCCGGCCCTGCAGCGGCTCCTCTCTGATGTCCAAGCGGGCAAAGTCCAGATCATCGTCGTCTACAAGGTTGACCGCCTGA
- a CDS encoding DUF2924 domain-containing protein: MLRKLERSIGETTISDAPKPVPQISLKTGTRLVREWRGITHTVLVEAQGFEWNGGRYRSLTLIAREITGAHWSGPRFFGLRKGAAQAMEREGGEHAQA, encoded by the coding sequence ATTCTCCGCAAGCTCGAGCGCTCAATCGGCGAAACGACGATAAGTGATGCGCCCAAGCCCGTGCCGCAGATCTCTCTGAAGACCGGCACGCGGCTCGTGCGCGAATGGCGCGGGATCACCCACACCGTTCTTGTCGAGGCGCAAGGGTTCGAATGGAATGGCGGGCGCTACCGGTCCCTCACCCTCATCGCCCGTGAGATCACCGGAGCCCATTGGTCGGGTCCTCGTTTTTTTGGTTTGAGGAAAGGCGCTGCCCAAGCGATGGAAAGGGAAGGGGGCGAACATGCGCAAGCCTGA
- a CDS encoding DUF3489 domain-containing protein, translating to MSIHSTEMTQIPASAIPKKGRAESVSRRKSPPAVVCSKKPLRSMEPKPANVSGTKQPPKADEREVVCFATDKKPRRSPKPQVTQATTAIVLREANEPAAGVTKQERMLTLLSRPEGATINEMMQATSWQQHSVRGFLAGTVKRKLGFSLTSAKPDEGGRRYRIETRRVR from the coding sequence ATGTCGATCCATTCCACCGAAATGACCCAAATCCCCGCGAGCGCTATTCCCAAAAAGGGAAGGGCTGAATCTGTGTCACGGCGCAAGTCGCCGCCGGCTGTGGTTTGCTCCAAAAAACCGCTGCGGTCCATGGAGCCGAAGCCTGCAAATGTCTCCGGCACGAAACAGCCCCCCAAAGCTGATGAACGGGAAGTCGTGTGCTTCGCCACGGACAAGAAGCCACGGCGCTCCCCAAAACCGCAAGTCACGCAAGCTACCACAGCGATCGTGCTGCGAGAGGCCAACGAACCAGCGGCCGGGGTCACAAAGCAGGAGCGGATGCTCACACTTCTCAGCCGGCCGGAGGGCGCCACGATCAACGAGATGATGCAAGCGACCAGTTGGCAGCAGCACAGCGTCCGCGGCTTTTTGGCGGGCACGGTGAAAAGGAAGCTCGGGTTCTCGCTGACGTCAGCGAAGCCCGATGAGGGTGGTCGCCGCTACCGGATCGAGACGCGCCGCGTCCGCTGA